The following are encoded together in the Xiphophorus hellerii strain 12219 chromosome 3, Xiphophorus_hellerii-4.1, whole genome shotgun sequence genome:
- the LOC116714260 gene encoding carcinoembryonic antigen-related cell adhesion molecule 20-like gives MKGFTVTKKTLYCALLLGLMGSPGFVASMQISWTGRVTAGSRTTFTCSSSCFPSCVYSWKFNGRTVNGSTLSWTPNGQDVSVELQCIVYNNKTGITSSTTTIVEIWNPVSVRISPPNIIPSLNQPLSLRCQDSASRGHQGPTDIVWYKDGQKVTLRENMRFLQNNLTLHFDSLLSSDAGFYQCDIYLPTSETKVYSLGFLLSFDPWNVTISGPDVVFPGRLSQFTCLTSCTINVECSIRWQFRGGFPVGTYFSVNTNHLKWIPSNPGTFQNFTCIAENKAAGRSAEDTKMVQVKGVPISGSEVQFSKRSLLVFCFFLIQTTVTWI, from the exons ATGAAGGGCTTCACTGTGACCAAAAAGACTCTTTACTGTGCTCTGCTGCTGGGACTCATGG GTTCACCAGGATTTGTTGCATCCATGCAGATCTCCTGGACCGGCAGGGTGACCGCTGGCTCCCGCACCACCTTCACTTGCTCTTCGTCCTGTTTTCCAAGCTGTGTCTACAGCTGGAAGTTTAATGGCAGGACAGTCAATGGGAGCACATTATCCTGGACACCAAATGGACAGGATGTTTCAGTGGAACTGCAGTGCATCGTCTacaataacaaaacaggaaTCACCAGCAGCACAACCACCATCGTAGAGATTTGGA ACCCAGTCTCTGTGCGAATCAGTCCTCCAAACATCATCCCATCTCTCAACCAGCCTCTCAGTTTGCGTTGCCAGGATTCTGCATCCAGAGGCCACCAGGGTCCGACAGACATTGTCTGGTATAAAGATGGACAGAAAGTGACTCTGCGTGAAAATATGAGGTTCCTTCAAAACAACCTCACTCTTCACTTTGACTCCCTGCTCTCCTCTGATGCCGGTTTCTATCAGTGTGACATTTATCTGCCAACATCGGAGACGAAAGTTTACAGCCTGGGATTTCTGCTCAGCT TTGATCCATGGAACGTCACCATCAGCGGACCTGATGTTGTGTTTCCTGGCAGGTTGAGTCAGTTCACCTGTCTGACCAGCTGCACCATAAATGTTGAATGCAGTATTAGGTGGCAGTTCAGAGGAGGTTTCCCTGTAGGAACCTACTTTTCAGTCAACACAAATCACCTCAAGTGGATTCCCTCCAACCCTGGGACGTTTCAGAACTTCACCTGTATCGCAGAGAACAAAGCTGCAGGACGCTCAGCGGAGGACACAAAGATGGTTCAAGTTAAAG GTGTTCCAATTTCTGGATCAGAGGTGCAGTTCAGTAAACGTTCACTGctagttttctgtttctttttgattCAAACAACTGTTACCTggatttaa